CAAAGGGCATATCTTCTTCTAGTTCATTTAGCCGTGCGAGCAACTCATCAAAATGCTCGATAAATTCTTCCGATTCTTTTAAGATACCGTCGAGTATCTGGTAGTTTTTACCAGCCAGTAAATGCAAAGAAACCTGCGCTTCCTGGAATAAAACTTGTGTGAGTGGCAGGTCGCCGTGTACAAACTCGGCCCCGGCTTCTACGGGTACCGAAAAGTTATTTTCTTGCTGTGTAAAAATGCGGCCGCCCAGCCGGTGGCGGGCTTCCAGTATAGTTACTTTTAAACCTTGCTGGGTTAACTCCCGGGCGGCCATTAAACCGGCAGCTCCGGCGCCAATAATTAAAACATCTGTCATGCACGCGGGTGTTTATTTCCTTACCCGTGTACTGGTAATTACCGAAGAGGTTATTTTGTTTTTATAGAATACAAACAAGTAATAAAATTGCTTCAACTGGGTTTCTGCCAAACCAGGTTAGTTGGCTCGTAATGTTTCATTTCCTGAATGTGGGCGTAAAAGGGGCGGACTAAATTAAAAAATTGACCGAACGAAGCACTCTTCCGGAAGCCGTTCAGGTGGTCGTGCAGGGAAGTCCAGTAAATAGTGAGTAAGTAGTTTTGGGGTTCGTCTACGCCTTTAATCAGTTCGTAGCCTAAACAATAAGGAGCGTTTTGCAGGAGAATACCAGCCTCGGTATACGCTTGTTCAAAAATAGTTTGCTGCTCAGGAGGTATCGCGTACCGGATAATTTCGACGGAACAATCTTTG
The sequence above is a segment of the Adhaeribacter swui genome. Coding sequences within it:
- a CDS encoding antibiotic biosynthesis monooxygenase family protein; translation: MTAITKDCSVEIIRYAIPPEQQTIFEQAYTEAGILLQNAPYCLGYELIKGVDEPQNYLLTIYWTSLHDHLNGFRKSASFGQFFNLVRPFYAHIQEMKHYEPTNLVWQKPS